One Amycolatopsis sp. NBC_00355 genomic window carries:
- a CDS encoding DUF2630 family protein gives MADREILGRIDELIAEEHELRSRSVGVGLAGADKDRLTSVEQQLDQCWDLLRQRRAKTEFHENPEDAQARPVSEVESYRQ, from the coding sequence ATGGCCGACAGGGAGATCCTGGGCCGGATCGACGAGCTGATCGCGGAGGAGCACGAGCTCCGCTCGCGTTCGGTGGGCGTGGGCCTGGCCGGCGCCGACAAGGACCGGCTCACCTCGGTCGAGCAACAGCTGGACCAGTGCTGGGACCTGCTCCGGCAGCGCCGCGCGAAGACCGAGTTCCACGAGAACCCGGAAGACGCCCAGGCCCGCCCGGTCTCCGAGGTCGAGTCCTACCGCCAGTAA
- a CDS encoding alpha/beta hydrolase, translating to MRRRSRLLVALLALASAAGCAAGPSVRPALVENDGPAKSTAPGATPSVPLPPLGEPQSSSLKWSDCDDDTRQRIGTPPVPDTLHFTCARVPTPVDAPDEPRRSVMRLLALKVGAGPVPLVVVNDVDGEPGTIYAARLAATLPPAFLEKFSLIGLDRRGTGMSGAVQCVPAEIRHDLIDADPAQGGLADVLDAARKAGQQCAIELDDTQTALDSWRAAGDLDELRKQLGMERLDALGRGDGSKVLSEYAVRFPGQVGRMVLDGVPDPGPDTAAVLDAVAAGAQSTLDAFAADCTARGCSLGDPKAALATLTDQLRAAPPSTDDGTAFGPGVAMFAVYSGLAQRSRWPELADAITAAKGGTIAPLAAFATPALHDSRAQPSRLDSAIATHCNDSQTRLSADQLDQIVAGMRAKYPQFGAVVAQQLAWCGPWPVRTEPLPPAGAPGAPPILVTATAADPVTPQVGTTRAADQMPSAVTLTWQGAGHGALGASPCVTDAARGFLIDGKIPADGTLCPA from the coding sequence GTGCGCCGCCGTTCCCGTCTCCTGGTCGCGCTGCTCGCCCTGGCCTCCGCCGCGGGCTGCGCCGCGGGGCCGTCGGTGCGCCCGGCCCTGGTCGAGAACGACGGCCCGGCGAAGTCGACCGCGCCCGGCGCCACGCCGTCGGTGCCGCTGCCGCCGCTGGGCGAGCCGCAGTCGTCGTCGCTGAAGTGGTCCGACTGCGACGACGACACCCGCCAGCGGATCGGCACCCCGCCCGTCCCGGACACCCTGCACTTCACCTGCGCCCGCGTGCCGACCCCGGTCGACGCGCCGGACGAGCCGCGCCGCTCGGTCATGCGCCTGCTGGCGCTCAAGGTCGGCGCCGGGCCGGTGCCGCTGGTCGTGGTCAACGACGTCGACGGCGAACCGGGCACGATCTACGCCGCCCGCCTCGCCGCCACGCTGCCGCCGGCGTTCCTGGAGAAGTTCTCGCTGATCGGCCTGGACCGGCGCGGCACCGGGATGTCGGGCGCGGTGCAGTGCGTGCCGGCCGAGATCCGGCACGACCTGATCGACGCCGACCCGGCGCAGGGCGGCCTCGCCGACGTCCTGGACGCCGCGCGCAAGGCCGGTCAGCAGTGCGCCATCGAGCTGGACGACACGCAGACGGCGCTGGACAGCTGGCGCGCCGCGGGCGACCTCGACGAGCTGCGCAAGCAGCTGGGCATGGAGCGGCTCGACGCGCTCGGCCGCGGCGACGGCTCGAAGGTGCTGTCGGAGTACGCGGTGCGCTTCCCCGGCCAGGTCGGCCGGATGGTGCTCGACGGCGTGCCCGACCCGGGCCCGGACACCGCCGCGGTGCTCGACGCCGTCGCGGCCGGCGCACAGTCCACTTTGGACGCTTTCGCGGCCGACTGCACGGCGCGCGGGTGCTCGCTCGGCGACCCGAAGGCCGCCCTCGCCACCCTGACCGACCAGCTGCGCGCCGCGCCGCCGTCGACCGACGACGGGACCGCGTTCGGCCCGGGCGTCGCGATGTTCGCCGTCTACTCGGGACTGGCGCAGCGCTCGCGCTGGCCCGAGCTGGCCGACGCGATCACGGCGGCCAAGGGCGGGACCATCGCGCCGCTCGCCGCGTTCGCCACGCCGGCGTTGCACGACTCGCGGGCCCAGCCGTCACGGCTCGACTCCGCCATCGCGACGCACTGCAACGACAGCCAGACGCGCCTCTCGGCCGACCAGCTCGACCAGATCGTCGCCGGGATGCGCGCCAAGTACCCGCAGTTCGGCGCGGTCGTGGCCCAGCAGCTGGCGTGGTGCGGCCCGTGGCCGGTGCGGACCGAGCCGCTGCCCCCGGCGGGCGCCCCGGGCGCGCCGCCGATCCTGGTCACGGCCACCGCGGCCGACCCGGTCACCCCGCAGGTCGGCACCACCCGCGCGGCCGACCAGATGCCGTCCGCGGTCACGCTGACCTGGCAGGGCGCGGGCCACGGCGCCCTGGGCGCGTCCCCCTGCGTCACGGACGCGGCCCGCGGCTTCCTCATCGACGGCAAGATCCCCGCCGACGGCACCCTCTGCCCCGCCTGA
- a CDS encoding ATP-dependent DNA ligase: protein MPLPLQPPLKPMLAKPAKAIPDSGGLLFEPKWDGFRCIVFRDGDELYLQSRAEKPLNRYFPEAVARLLEILPPKVVLDGELVVARDGRLDFDALTERIHPAESRVTLLSAEQPAEFVAFDLLALGDESFLDEPTSARRERLEKLADGRISLTPATTDADTARHWFELFEGAGLDGVIGKPLEEPYSPGKRVLLKYKHLRTADCVLAGLRWHVDGGPGDLVGSFLLGLHDEAGVLHHVGTIGSFPKERRRELAEELAPLITDGEDHPWGGKATGEAQRIPGGITRWRATEHEWVPLRPERVVEVAYENTEGGMPSRFRHNARFVRWRPDREPASCDYSQLDEPARYDLDAVFRGQVVRTR, encoded by the coding sequence ATGCCCCTACCGCTGCAGCCGCCGCTGAAGCCGATGCTCGCCAAGCCCGCCAAGGCCATCCCGGACTCCGGCGGGCTGCTGTTCGAGCCCAAGTGGGACGGCTTCCGCTGCATCGTCTTCCGCGACGGCGACGAGCTGTACCTGCAGTCCCGCGCGGAGAAGCCGCTGAACCGGTACTTCCCGGAGGCGGTCGCGCGGCTGCTCGAGATCCTGCCGCCGAAGGTCGTGCTCGACGGCGAGCTCGTCGTCGCGCGGGACGGGCGGCTCGACTTCGACGCGCTCACCGAGCGGATCCACCCCGCCGAAAGCCGCGTCACGCTGCTGTCGGCCGAGCAGCCGGCCGAGTTCGTCGCGTTCGACCTGCTCGCCCTCGGCGACGAATCCTTCCTGGACGAACCGACGTCGGCCCGCCGCGAACGGCTCGAGAAGCTGGCCGACGGCCGGATCTCGCTCACCCCGGCCACCACCGACGCCGACACCGCGCGGCACTGGTTCGAGCTGTTCGAGGGCGCCGGCCTCGACGGCGTCATCGGCAAGCCGCTGGAGGAGCCCTACTCCCCCGGCAAGCGGGTGCTGCTCAAGTACAAGCACCTGCGCACGGCCGACTGCGTGCTGGCCGGGCTGCGCTGGCACGTCGACGGCGGCCCGGGCGACCTCGTCGGCTCGTTCCTGCTCGGCCTGCACGACGAGGCCGGCGTGCTGCACCACGTCGGCACCATCGGGTCGTTCCCGAAGGAACGCCGTCGCGAGCTGGCCGAAGAGCTGGCGCCGCTGATCACCGACGGCGAAGACCACCCGTGGGGCGGCAAGGCCACCGGCGAGGCGCAGCGGATCCCCGGCGGGATCACCCGCTGGCGCGCCACCGAGCACGAATGGGTGCCGTTGCGGCCCGAGCGCGTCGTCGAGGTGGCCTACGAGAACACCGAGGGCGGTATGCCGTCGCGGTTCCGGCACAACGCGCGGTTCGTGCGGTGGCGCCCGGACCGCGAGCCCGCGTCGTGCGACTACAGCCAGCTCGACGAGCCGGCCCGCTACGACCTCGACGCGGTGTTCCGCGGCCAGGTGGTGCGCACCCGCTAA
- a CDS encoding alkaline shock response membrane anchor protein AmaP: protein MSKSGNSTATKALSRSYAGERALTFLVGLLALLGGALALVVGAGWLGEFRGRRPLLDPIAVGWLGEHATPARIAAIVLGVLLLVLGLRWALRSLRPEPRPDLALDDAVGAELVVTAGAISGAVQADAEQLDGVSRARVRAVGSRTSPALRITLYLHEGTDLKRVWEDLDLRVLTRARESLGLDVLPTAVRLELDTSQAKRVR, encoded by the coding sequence ATGAGCAAGTCCGGCAACTCCACTGCCACGAAGGCGCTTTCCCGGTCGTACGCGGGCGAACGCGCGCTGACGTTCCTCGTCGGGCTGCTGGCCCTGCTCGGCGGCGCGCTGGCGCTGGTCGTCGGCGCCGGCTGGCTCGGCGAGTTCCGCGGCCGCCGGCCGCTGCTCGACCCGATCGCCGTCGGCTGGCTGGGCGAGCACGCCACCCCCGCCCGCATCGCCGCGATCGTGCTCGGCGTGCTCCTGCTCGTGCTGGGCCTGCGCTGGGCGCTGCGGTCGTTGCGCCCGGAACCGCGGCCCGACCTGGCCCTCGACGACGCGGTGGGTGCCGAACTCGTCGTCACGGCGGGCGCGATCTCGGGCGCCGTCCAGGCCGACGCGGAGCAACTCGACGGCGTCAGCCGCGCCCGGGTCCGCGCGGTCGGCTCCCGGACTTCTCCCGCGTTGCGCATCACCCTGTACCTGCACGAGGGCACCGACCTCAAGCGTGTCTGGGAAGACCTCGACCTGCGCGTGCTGACCAGGGCGCGCGAGTCGCTCGGCCTCGACGTCCTGCCCACCGCCGTGCGCCTCGAACTCGACACGAGCCAGGCCAAACGCGTGCGCTGA
- a CDS encoding DUF6286 domain-containing protein, whose translation MRPIVRLLSTLLGLAFAAAGALLALEVGWHWWRPGSGPLLVPWPRWQAELTALGWDAYTVRVGAVVLAVAGLVLLLCALAAGNRAVRLTDPADDVSVSTSPRSLARLVGLVVRAQDNVAGATVTASARRVRVRATSRLETEGELRPRLLETVATLLDDVPLARRPKVSVVVDSPKDRR comes from the coding sequence GTGCGCCCGATCGTCCGCCTCCTGTCCACCCTGCTCGGCCTGGCCTTCGCCGCCGCCGGGGCGCTGCTCGCGCTCGAGGTCGGCTGGCACTGGTGGCGCCCGGGGTCCGGGCCGCTGCTGGTGCCGTGGCCGCGCTGGCAGGCCGAACTCACGGCCCTGGGCTGGGACGCCTACACCGTGCGCGTCGGCGCCGTCGTGCTCGCCGTCGCGGGCCTGGTGCTGCTCCTGTGCGCGCTGGCCGCCGGCAACCGCGCGGTCCGGCTGACCGACCCGGCCGACGACGTCAGCGTCTCGACGTCTCCGCGGTCGCTGGCCCGGCTCGTCGGGCTCGTCGTGCGGGCGCAGGACAACGTCGCCGGCGCGACGGTCACCGCCAGCGCCCGCCGGGTCCGGGTCCGCGCGACCAGCAGGCTCGAGACCGAGGGTGAGCTGCGGCCGCGCCTGCTGGAGACCGTGGCCACGCTGCTCGACGACGTCCCCCTGGCCCGGCGGCCGAAGGTCAGCGTCGTCGTCGACTCGCCGAAGGACCGCCGATGA
- a CDS encoding Asp23/Gls24 family envelope stress response protein, with product MHPERTESPGTVTPLNEEGAAGRTTISSLVVQKVAGMATREVTGVYALGGGMSRAFSALRERIPGSGTVTTSGVSVEVGEKQTAIDLDVVVEYGARIADVARAVRRNVITAVEQITGLEVIEVNIAVNDIHLPGEDEPELPSRVE from the coding sequence ATGCATCCGGAACGGACCGAAAGCCCCGGCACGGTGACCCCGCTCAACGAGGAGGGCGCCGCCGGCCGCACCACGATCTCGTCGCTCGTGGTGCAGAAGGTCGCCGGGATGGCCACCCGCGAGGTCACCGGGGTGTACGCGCTGGGTGGCGGCATGTCACGGGCGTTCAGCGCCCTGCGCGAGCGCATCCCCGGCTCCGGCACGGTCACCACGTCCGGCGTGTCGGTGGAGGTCGGCGAGAAGCAGACCGCGATCGACCTCGACGTCGTCGTCGAGTACGGCGCGCGCATCGCCGACGTCGCCCGCGCGGTGCGGCGCAACGTGATCACCGCCGTCGAGCAGATCACCGGCCTCGAGGTGATCGAGGTCAACATCGCCGTCAACGACATCCACCTGCCGGGCGAGGACGAGCCCGAACTCCCGTCGCGGGTGGAGTGA
- a CDS encoding Asp23/Gls24 family envelope stress response protein, which yields MDPEQDPRWDAVRAAARRRVPTPPGLVERVLRTVARGRRTAVDVPGEEGSLRVTERVVGRLASAIAEARAPAGVRISAVAVEDEVVQVLVSVRFGITADEAAETLRREITAELSRQLGVATAVNVHVVDVHDD from the coding sequence ATGGACCCGGAACAGGACCCCCGCTGGGACGCCGTGCGCGCGGCCGCCCGCCGCCGGGTGCCGACGCCGCCCGGCCTGGTCGAACGCGTGCTGCGCACGGTGGCCCGCGGCCGCCGGACGGCGGTGGACGTGCCCGGCGAGGAAGGCAGCCTGCGCGTGACCGAGCGGGTCGTCGGCCGCCTGGCCTCGGCGATCGCCGAGGCGCGGGCGCCGGCGGGCGTGCGGATCTCGGCCGTCGCGGTCGAGGACGAGGTGGTCCAGGTGCTGGTGTCGGTCCGCTTCGGCATCACCGCCGACGAAGCCGCCGAGACGCTCCGGCGGGAGATCACCGCGGAGCTGTCGCGGCAGCTGGGCGTGGCGACGGCGGTGAACGTGCACGTCGTCGACGTCCATGACGACTGA
- a CDS encoding RNA polymerase sigma factor produces MSDDVTLVERAAGGDEAAFGALVRRHTPRMYRVALRITGSAAEAEDVVQEAWLAAWRSLGGFRHESAVSTWLYRVVTNGALAILRRRKPTISLDSPEPEGKSTLDSALLAAAEPGPEGRVVRAEEVDAVLRAIGRLELSQRVPLVLRELEGLSYEEVAEVLDVNVGALRSRLHRARVALLAELRER; encoded by the coding sequence ATGAGCGACGACGTCACGCTGGTCGAACGGGCCGCGGGCGGCGACGAAGCCGCGTTCGGCGCCCTGGTCCGGCGGCACACGCCCCGGATGTACCGGGTGGCGCTGCGGATCACCGGGAGCGCCGCCGAGGCCGAGGACGTCGTGCAGGAGGCGTGGCTCGCCGCGTGGCGCTCGCTGGGCGGGTTCCGGCACGAGTCGGCCGTCTCGACCTGGCTCTACCGCGTCGTCACCAACGGCGCGCTCGCGATCCTGCGCCGCCGGAAGCCGACGATCTCCCTGGACTCCCCCGAACCCGAGGGGAAGTCCACTCTGGACAGTGCGCTGCTGGCGGCGGCCGAGCCCGGGCCGGAGGGCCGCGTCGTGCGCGCCGAGGAGGTCGACGCGGTGCTGCGCGCGATCGGCCGGCTGGAGCTGTCCCAGCGGGTGCCGCTGGTGCTGCGCGAACTCGAAGGGCTGAGTTACGAAGAGGTCGCCGAAGTGCTCGACGTGAACGTCGGCGCCTTGCGCTCCCGCCTGCACCGGGCCAGGGTGGCGCTGCTCGCCGAGCTGAGGGAGCGGTGA
- a CDS encoding dihydrofolate reductase family protein translates to MRSVWPPSPGELTGADLEAIYAYPATLERAWVQVNFVASADGAVEVDTTSAGLSHAADREVFLLGRDLCDVVLVGAGTARAENYRGVRASAKRLERRRRLGLADVPPIAVVTRTADLDPHSPLFTDTVVAPIVVTTTGADTAHLDGTEVVRAGDDDVDLALALRLLAERGLRRVDCEGGPRLFAGLIAADLVDQLCLTVAPLLVAGGAGRIAAGPAPAAPRALALASVLVEDGFTLLRYRRGAG, encoded by the coding sequence GTGCGGAGTGTGTGGCCACCATCACCGGGCGAGCTGACCGGGGCCGACCTGGAGGCGATCTACGCCTACCCGGCGACCCTCGAGCGCGCCTGGGTGCAGGTCAACTTCGTCGCCTCCGCCGACGGCGCGGTCGAGGTCGACACGACGTCCGCGGGCCTCTCGCACGCCGCCGACCGCGAGGTCTTCCTGCTCGGGCGCGACCTCTGCGACGTCGTCCTGGTCGGCGCCGGCACCGCTCGCGCCGAGAACTACCGCGGGGTCCGGGCGAGCGCGAAACGGCTGGAGCGGCGTCGCCGGCTCGGGCTGGCGGACGTCCCGCCGATCGCCGTCGTGACCCGCACCGCGGACCTCGACCCGCACTCTCCGTTGTTCACCGACACGGTCGTGGCCCCGATCGTGGTCACCACGACCGGCGCCGACACCGCGCACCTCGACGGCACCGAGGTCGTGCGCGCCGGCGACGACGACGTCGACCTCGCGCTCGCCCTGCGCCTGCTGGCCGAACGCGGCCTGCGCCGTGTCGACTGCGAAGGCGGGCCGCGCCTGTTCGCCGGGCTGATCGCCGCCGACCTCGTCGACCAGCTCTGCCTGACCGTCGCGCCGCTGCTCGTGGCGGGCGGCGCCGGGCGCATCGCCGCGGGCCCGGCGCCGGCCGCACCGCGGGCGCTGGCGCTGGCCTCCGTGCTCGTCGAGGACGGCTTCACGCTCCTGCGTTACCGCCGGGGTGCCGGATGA
- the zapE gene encoding cell division protein ZapE, whose amino-acid sequence MPAHLTDRRPVLGADELITALVPPPRFGAVRFDTYLPNPDEPSQAAAVEACSAFAERIGARPEKKKFRLFGGSPAPSGPMGLYLDGGFGVGKTHLLASAWHAAPSPKAYGTFVELTHLVGALGFPEAVRRLSEHRILAIDEFELDDPGDTTLVTRLLQELMDAGVHIAATSNTLPEKLGEGRFAAEDFLREIQSLSARFGVVRVDGPDYRHRGLPDAPPPVSPEELEESVAAHEGSTVDDFDALCEHLGELHPSRYGRLLDGVTRVHLRGIHPAPDQNVALRLVALADRLYDRAIPVVVSGDPLPSLFTEEMIEGGYRKKYLRAISRLTALARDAAQTT is encoded by the coding sequence ATGCCCGCGCACCTGACCGACCGCCGTCCCGTGCTCGGCGCCGACGAGCTGATCACGGCGCTGGTGCCGCCGCCGCGTTTCGGCGCGGTGCGGTTCGACACGTACCTCCCGAACCCGGACGAGCCCAGCCAGGCCGCCGCGGTCGAGGCCTGCTCGGCGTTCGCGGAGCGCATCGGCGCGCGACCGGAGAAGAAGAAGTTCCGGCTCTTCGGCGGCTCGCCCGCGCCGTCCGGGCCGATGGGGCTCTACCTCGACGGCGGCTTCGGCGTCGGCAAGACCCACCTGCTGGCCTCGGCGTGGCACGCGGCGCCGTCCCCGAAGGCGTACGGCACGTTCGTCGAGCTGACCCACCTGGTCGGCGCGCTCGGCTTCCCCGAGGCCGTCCGGCGGCTCTCGGAGCACCGGATCCTGGCCATCGACGAGTTCGAGCTGGACGACCCGGGCGACACCACCCTGGTCACCCGGCTGCTGCAGGAGCTGATGGACGCCGGGGTGCACATCGCGGCGACGTCGAACACCCTGCCGGAGAAGCTCGGCGAAGGCCGCTTCGCCGCCGAGGACTTCCTGCGCGAGATCCAGTCGCTGTCGGCCCGGTTCGGCGTGGTGCGCGTCGACGGCCCGGACTACCGCCACCGCGGCCTGCCGGACGCGCCGCCGCCCGTCTCGCCCGAAGAACTCGAGGAGTCCGTCGCGGCCCACGAAGGGTCCACTGTGGACGACTTCGACGCGCTGTGCGAGCACCTGGGCGAGCTGCACCCGTCGCGCTACGGGCGGCTGCTGGACGGCGTGACGCGGGTGCACCTGCGCGGTATCCACCCGGCGCCGGACCAGAACGTCGCGCTGCGGCTGGTGGCCCTGGCCGACCGCCTCTACGACCGCGCGATCCCGGTCGTCGTCTCGGGCGACCCGCTGCCGTCCCTGTTCACCGAAGAGATGATCGAAGGCGGCTACCGCAAGAAGTACCTGCGCGCGATCAGCCGCTTGACGGCACTGGCACGCGACGCGGCACAGACCACGTGA
- a CDS encoding phosphatase PAP2 family protein, protein MWVLAAVCGLLALLLGLPFAGGDTPGALDSAAAAAVAHLGPGAAAVLVLPTEPYVVFALAAVAVFCCLRAGRRLDAALALGGPVLAILLNTWLLKPLYDRWKNDTLVYPSGHTVGLVSVLTVLVLLTRKTYVVVLSALALLAATAGLIGMGYHYLTDVVGGTLFAVAVVLVTWSVPRRVPVPSSG, encoded by the coding sequence ATGTGGGTGCTCGCCGCGGTCTGCGGCCTGCTGGCCCTGCTACTGGGGCTCCCGTTCGCCGGTGGGGACACGCCCGGCGCGCTCGACTCGGCCGCCGCGGCCGCCGTCGCGCACCTGGGGCCGGGCGCGGCCGCGGTACTGGTGCTGCCGACCGAGCCGTACGTGGTGTTCGCACTGGCCGCCGTCGCCGTCTTCTGCTGCCTGCGCGCCGGGCGGCGGCTGGACGCCGCACTGGCGCTGGGCGGGCCGGTGCTGGCCATCCTGCTCAACACCTGGCTGCTCAAGCCGCTGTACGACCGGTGGAAGAACGACACGCTGGTCTACCCGAGCGGCCACACCGTCGGCCTGGTCTCGGTGCTGACCGTGCTGGTGCTTCTCACGCGCAAGACCTACGTCGTCGTGCTGAGCGCCCTCGCGTTGCTGGCGGCCACGGCCGGCCTGATCGGCATGGGCTACCACTACCTCACCGACGTCGTCGGCGGCACGCTCTTCGCGGTCGCCGTCGTGCTCGTCACGTGGTCTGTGCCGCGTCGCGTGCCAGTGCCGTCAAGCGGCTGA
- a CDS encoding DUF2252 domain-containing protein, whose translation MGSGEWVERPLAGADSVTPAELYERGKRLREKTPVTAHDHDVAADDRPTPARYFEASNAGRLPELAELRRERMLASPFTFFRGAAGLMGADLAGTPDSGLTAQLCGDAHAANFGLYGTPEGKIVMDINDFDETVPGPWEWDLKRLAASLVLAGREGGIGESGCREAAEDAAKSYRRTIRALAELPFLRSWNALPDSSVLSKARADELIDDFADAAEKARKNDSAKVVAKWTERVDDHRTGLARHRFVEDPPLLTHVGEATAEAVAAGLTSYVDTLRESRRTLISRYRIADVAFRVVGTGSVGLRSYVALLHGNDDEDLVLQVKQAASPALGPYLGLPAAEHEGRRIVDGARLVQAETDILLGWTTIDGVPYIVRQFRNLKGDIDPAELEKDHLDDYGRLAGALLARAHTRSLHPQLLSGYFADDSELDEAIGAYAVRYADRTEADHAAFSGSTTSG comes from the coding sequence ATGGGATCAGGGGAATGGGTGGAGCGGCCGCTGGCCGGCGCGGACAGCGTGACGCCGGCCGAGCTGTACGAGCGGGGGAAACGGCTCCGGGAGAAGACGCCGGTCACCGCGCACGATCACGACGTCGCCGCGGACGACCGGCCGACGCCCGCGCGGTACTTCGAGGCCAGCAACGCCGGGCGGCTGCCCGAGCTGGCCGAGCTGCGCCGGGAACGCATGCTCGCCTCGCCGTTCACCTTCTTCCGCGGCGCCGCGGGGCTGATGGGCGCCGACCTCGCCGGCACGCCGGACTCCGGGCTCACCGCGCAGCTCTGCGGCGACGCGCACGCCGCGAACTTCGGGCTCTACGGCACGCCCGAGGGCAAGATCGTGATGGACATCAACGACTTCGACGAGACCGTGCCCGGCCCGTGGGAGTGGGACCTCAAGCGGCTCGCCGCGAGCCTGGTGCTCGCCGGGCGCGAGGGCGGCATCGGCGAGTCCGGCTGCCGGGAAGCCGCCGAGGACGCGGCGAAGTCGTACCGGCGGACCATCCGCGCGCTCGCCGAGCTGCCGTTCCTGCGCAGCTGGAACGCGCTGCCGGACTCGTCGGTGCTGTCGAAGGCCCGCGCGGACGAGCTGATCGACGACTTCGCCGACGCCGCCGAGAAGGCCCGCAAGAACGACAGCGCGAAGGTCGTCGCGAAGTGGACCGAACGCGTCGACGACCACCGGACCGGCTTGGCACGGCACCGGTTCGTCGAAGACCCGCCGTTGCTGACGCACGTCGGCGAGGCGACCGCGGAAGCCGTCGCCGCCGGCCTGACGTCCTATGTGGACACCCTGCGCGAGTCGCGGCGGACGCTGATCTCGCGCTACCGCATCGCCGACGTCGCCTTCCGCGTGGTCGGCACCGGCAGCGTCGGGCTCCGCAGCTACGTCGCGCTGCTGCACGGCAACGACGACGAGGACCTGGTCCTGCAGGTGAAACAGGCGGCGTCACCCGCGCTCGGGCCGTACCTCGGCCTGCCCGCCGCCGAGCACGAAGGCCGCCGGATCGTCGACGGCGCCCGGCTGGTGCAGGCCGAGACCGACATCCTGCTCGGCTGGACCACGATCGACGGCGTCCCGTACATCGTCCGCCAGTTCCGCAACCTCAAGGGCGACATCGACCCGGCGGAGCTGGAGAAGGACCACCTCGACGACTACGGCCGGCTCGCCGGCGCGCTGCTCGCCCGCGCCCACACGCGGTCGCTGCACCCGCAACTGCTGTCCGGCTACTTCGCCGACGACTCCGAGCTGGACGAGGCGATCGGCGCGTACGCCGTGCGTTATGCCGACCGCACGGAGGCCGACCACGCGGCGTTCTCGGGCTCGACCACATCCGGATGA
- the rocD gene encoding ornithine--oxo-acid transaminase, which translates to MTTFAGRETAAPSAATFIELDEQWSTHNYHPLPVVIAEASGATVTDVEGRSYLDFLSGYSALNFGHRHPDLINAAVAQLGRVTLTSRAFHHDQLGLFCRELAELTGTEMVLPMNSGAEAVESAVKLARKWAHKVKGVPDGTAEIIVAGSNFHGRTTTIVSFSTDETARADFGPFTPGFVTVKYGDAAALRDAITPRTAAVLLEPVQGEAGVIVPPEGYFADVRAACDEHNVLLIADEIQSGLARTGTVLALDHEGVRADVYTLGKALGGGILPVSAVVGSRDVLGVLKPGEHGSTFGGNPLACAIGRAVVKLLRTGEFQQRSAELGAHLHARLTELVGSGLSEVRGRGLWAGIDIAPGGPSGREASQALAARGVLCKETHDHTLRVAPPLVITREELDRGVDAIAEVIRPA; encoded by the coding sequence ATGACGACGTTCGCCGGCCGGGAAACCGCCGCCCCCTCCGCCGCGACCTTCATCGAGCTCGACGAGCAATGGAGCACGCACAACTACCACCCGCTGCCCGTCGTGATCGCCGAAGCCTCCGGCGCGACGGTCACCGACGTCGAAGGCCGGTCCTACCTGGACTTCCTGTCCGGCTACTCGGCCTTGAACTTCGGCCACCGCCACCCGGACCTGATCAACGCCGCCGTCGCGCAGCTCGGCCGCGTCACGCTCACGTCGCGGGCGTTCCACCACGACCAGCTGGGCCTGTTCTGCCGCGAGCTGGCCGAGCTGACCGGCACCGAGATGGTGCTGCCGATGAACTCGGGCGCCGAGGCCGTCGAGTCCGCCGTCAAGCTCGCCCGCAAGTGGGCGCACAAGGTCAAGGGCGTGCCGGACGGCACGGCCGAGATCATCGTGGCCGGCTCCAACTTCCACGGCCGGACCACCACGATCGTGTCTTTCTCGACCGACGAGACCGCGCGTGCCGACTTCGGCCCGTTCACCCCGGGCTTCGTCACGGTGAAGTACGGCGACGCCGCCGCGTTGCGCGACGCGATCACCCCGCGCACGGCCGCCGTGCTGCTCGAGCCGGTGCAGGGCGAGGCCGGCGTCATCGTGCCGCCGGAGGGCTACTTCGCCGACGTCCGCGCGGCGTGCGACGAGCACAACGTCCTGCTGATCGCCGACGAGATCCAGTCCGGCCTGGCCCGCACCGGCACCGTGCTGGCGCTGGACCACGAAGGCGTCCGGGCCGACGTCTACACCCTGGGCAAGGCCCTCGGCGGCGGCATCCTGCCGGTGTCCGCGGTCGTCGGCAGCCGGGACGTCCTGGGTGTGCTGAAGCCCGGCGAGCACGGCTCGACGTTCGGCGGCAACCCCCTGGCCTGCGCGATCGGGCGCGCGGTGGTCAAGCTCCTGCGGACCGGCGAGTTCCAGCAGCGCTCGGCGGAACTGGGCGCCCACCTGCACGCACGGCTGACCGAGCTGGTCGGGAGCGGGCTGTCCGAGGTCCGCGGCCGCGGCCTGTGGGCGGGCATCGACATCGCCCCCGGCGGCCCGTCGGGACGCGAGGCGTCGCAGGCCCTGGCCGCTCGCGGTGTGCTGTGCAAGGAAACGCACGACCACACGCTGCGCGTCGCCCCGCCACTGGTGATCACCCGCGAAGAGCTGGACCGCGGCGTCGACGCGATCGCCGAGGTGATCCGCCCCGCCTGA